One window of Anaerolineae bacterium genomic DNA carries:
- a CDS encoding 3-phosphoshikimate 1-carboxyvinyltransferase (catalyzes the formation of 5-O-(1-carboxyvinyl)-3-phosphoshikimate from phosphoenolpyruvate and 3-phosphoshikimate in tryptophan biosynthesis), whose product MSVLRILPGYALRGRVSVPGDKSISHRALILGALAEGASRVENFLPAADCQATVRCLRALGVQIESVGPTTQVVYGRGLHGFSPAEGPLDCGGSGTTMRLLAGVLAGQ is encoded by the coding sequence ATGAGCGTTCTCCGGATTCTCCCTGGCTACGCCCTGCGCGGTCGGGTCTCCGTGCCGGGGGACAAGTCCATCTCCCACCGCGCGCTGATCCTGGGCGCCCTGGCCGAAGGGGCCAGCCGGGTGGAAAATTTCCTGCCCGCCGCCGACTGCCAGGCAACGGTGCGCTGCCTGCGGGCCCTGGGTGTCCAGATAGAGTCCGTTGGCCCCACCACGCAGGTCGTGTATGGGCGCGGGCTACACGGGTTCTCCCCCGCCGAAGGCCCCCTGGACTGCGGGGGGTCCGGGACGACGATGCGGCTTCTGGCGGGCGTCCTGGCCGGTCAG
- a CDS encoding prephenate dehydrogenase encodes MDKRLQNAQVTIVGLGLMGGSLAAALTQRGACHRVVGVARREETARAALSRGWVHHATTALEEGLREADLVVLATPVRTILSLLEAIGPVLPPGCVVMDVGSTKREIVAAMNGLPATVEPLGGHPLCGKETSGLEAADPALYEGRVFVLTPLPRTSDWALALGQELAEAVGARPLILEPELHDFLVAVSSHLPYLLSVGLMSTAEEVAAEVPLLWELVASGFRDTSRLAASDVTMMMDILSTNRAAVLEMLRRYRRHLGDLTALLESGDEAAIRALLDTVAQKRRGLFQ; translated from the coding sequence ATGGACAAGCGCCTTCAGAACGCTCAGGTCACCATCGTCGGGCTGGGGCTGATGGGGGGCTCGCTGGCGGCCGCGCTGACCCAGAGGGGCGCCTGCCATCGCGTCGTTGGAGTGGCGCGGCGGGAGGAGACGGCCCGGGCTGCCCTGAGCCGGGGATGGGTCCACCACGCGACAACGGCCCTGGAGGAGGGGTTGCGGGAGGCCGACCTGGTTGTCCTCGCGACGCCCGTCCGCACCATCCTCTCTCTGCTGGAGGCCATCGGGCCGGTTTTGCCCCCTGGCTGCGTCGTGATGGACGTGGGAAGCACAAAACGGGAAATCGTCGCTGCGATGAACGGACTTCCGGCCACCGTGGAGCCGCTGGGAGGGCACCCCCTGTGTGGAAAGGAGACATCAGGGCTGGAAGCGGCCGACCCGGCCCTCTACGAAGGCCGCGTCTTTGTCCTCACGCCGCTCCCCCGGACCTCGGATTGGGCGCTGGCCCTGGGACAGGAGCTGGCGGAGGCCGTGGGGGCCCGTCCCCTGATCCTGGAACCGGAACTGCACGATTTCCTCGTCGCCGTGTCCAGCCACCTGCCCTATCTCCTTTCGGTGGGGTTGATGTCCACCGCCGAGGAGGTGGCCGCGGAGGTCCCTCTCCTCTGGGAACTTGTCGCCAGCGGGTTCCGCGATACATCCCGCCTGGCCGCCAGCGACGTGACAATGATGATGGACATTTTGTCCACCAACCGGGCCGCCGTCTTGGAGATGCTGCGCCGGTATCGCAGACACCTGGGGGACCTGACGGCGCTCCTGGAGAGCGGCGACGAGGCGGCCATACGGGCTCTGCTGGATACGGTCGCCCAGAAAAGAAGGGGGTTGTTCCAATGA